In Azospirillum sp. TSA2s, the following proteins share a genomic window:
- a CDS encoding phosphoadenosine phosphosulfate reductase family protein: MATLAEALADKEARHILSFSGGKDSTALAVWLLENHPDAKFEFVFCDTGVELPETYAYIRRFEAIFGVQVTKLNALDLLGVKEKGDRNPFDVFLKEYYGGFMPSPQARWCTRILKIKPFEVHIGSDKAYSYIGIRADENRDGYKQRRPVVLSEEPNIIPIYPFKEAGLGLQDIVAILEDSGLGAPPYYAWRSRSGCYFCFYQQIGEWQGLKENHPELFEKAKAYEKIEGGRPYTWAEGRSLDDIERLEHRYEVPDGLQLDGCAICHL; this comes from the coding sequence ATGGCGACGTTGGCTGAAGCGTTGGCTGACAAGGAGGCGCGGCATATCCTCTCCTTTTCCGGCGGCAAAGATTCTACGGCGCTTGCCGTGTGGCTTCTGGAAAATCACCCGGATGCCAAGTTCGAGTTCGTCTTCTGCGACACGGGCGTCGAGCTACCGGAAACCTATGCCTACATCAGGCGCTTCGAGGCCATTTTCGGCGTCCAGGTCACCAAGCTGAACGCACTTGATCTTCTCGGGGTCAAGGAGAAGGGCGACCGCAACCCATTCGACGTCTTCCTCAAGGAATACTACGGCGGCTTCATGCCGAGCCCGCAGGCACGGTGGTGCACACGAATCCTCAAGATCAAACCCTTTGAAGTGCACATCGGTTCGGATAAGGCATACAGCTACATCGGCATCCGAGCCGACGAAAACCGTGATGGTTATAAGCAGCGCCGCCCTGTCGTACTCTCCGAAGAGCCGAACATTATCCCGATCTACCCCTTCAAGGAGGCTGGACTTGGTCTTCAAGACATCGTCGCAATCCTAGAAGACTCGGGCCTTGGCGCGCCCCCGTATTACGCCTGGCGCTCCCGGTCCGGCTGCTACTTCTGCTTCTACCAGCAGATCGGCGAGTGGCAGGGACTCAAAGAAAACCATCCTGAACTCTTCGAAAAGGCAAAGGCCTACGAGAAGATCGAAGGCGGCCGCCCCTACACCTGGGCCGAGGGCCGCTCGCTCGACGATATCGAACGCCTTGAGCACCGCTACGAAGTCCCCGACGGTCTGCAGCTTGATGGCTGCGCCATTTGCCACTTGTGA